The region CGGGAGCGCGTCGGGCTCCAGGATGACGGTGGTGGCGCGGTCGCCGATGCCTTTGAGTACGCCGTCCAGCCAGGACCGGTACGCGTTGCCGTCGGCGGCGCCGCCCTGGGAGTAGCGGCCGCAGTCGCGGTGCGGGATGTTGTAGAGAACGAGCAGCGCCTCACGGTCGGCCTTGGCGGCGGCCTGGGTGAAACCGCGCGCCTCCCCCTCCGGATCGTCGACACCTATCCACTCCGCGACCGGCTGCGCCGCGATCCTGTTGGCCAGGCGGGCGTCCGCGGCCTTGCCGTCGTCGCCGTAAGCGGAGACCTGGCGGGCCGCCTTGCTGTCCGGGTTGACCCAGAACGGTGCGACGGACTTGGGGCGCTGGCCCGGTTTGGCCGGTACGCCGTCGCCGTCGCCGGACGAGGAGCAGCCGGCGAGCAGCAGCAGCGCCAGCGCCCCCACGGCCGCCGTGGCCGATGCGGTCCTGGCCTGCGCGGTGCGCCGCCGGCCGTCGCGGGTCCCGTCCGGCGGACCGACCCCGGCCATCCGTCGCAGATCGCCGTACATCCACTCCCCCTCGAACATCGGTCACGGCCGGCGGGGACCGTCGGCCACCACCCATCGTGGCACACGGCCAACCGCCGCGGTCGGCCTGTGGATTGGCTGTCCACAGGCTGCTAAGACGCTTGACGAACGGCGTTCATGATGGTTCAGCCGTCCTCGGTGTCCGCCCTCTGAAGGGACGTCAAGTGGGCCGACACCACGACGACGTTCGCGGACCCGCCGTCGCGCACCCGACCCCCGGCGCGGCCGCGGCCGCCGGCGTCGACGATCAGCCGGAGCTCGGAACGGCCCCGGTCGCGCGCGGCGTAGGCCTTGCGCGCGTCGAAGCGGCCGCGGCCGTAGAGCTGGACGTCCTCGACGGCGAAGCGTGCGGTACTGCCGTCGGAGCGCTGGATGTCCACCCGCTCCCCCGGCTTGAGGGCGGTCAGACGGTGGACGACGGTCCACCGGGCGCGCGGGTCGCGGCCGGCGCCGGTCCGGCCCACGAGCAGCGCCGCGCCCGCCTCACCCGGCCGCGGCCCTGCGGCGTACCAGCCGAAGAGGTCCGGGGCCGTGTCCGGGGGCGGGGTGAGGATGCCGTGCTCGTCGAGACCGCGTGCGGCGATGCCGCCCTCCCGTATACCGAGTGCGTCGATGGTGATGCGGACGGGCTCCGCGTTCACGGTGGCGGGCACCGGGGCGTGCGCGTGCGGAGGCACCTGGCGGCCCAACGGGCGCCCGGCGGCGGCGACATCCCCGGTCGTGGCGAGCTGCGCGGCCACCCCGTCCGCCAGGTCTCTGCCCCACAACCACAGGCCCAGCAACAGCACGGCCCAGGCCACGCCGGCGAGGAGCTTTCCGGGGGTGGAGCCTGGGTGGTGACTGCGGCTGGTGCCGTGGGGGCTGGTGGCCGGGGTGGGGACCGTGGCGGCTCTCCCGCGGGTGTGGAGGTCGGCGGCGGCGTGCGGGCTCGCGTGGGAGTGAGTGTCCGGTGAGGCGAGAGAGCTGAGAGTGCCACGAGGGCTGGAGGCGGGGGGTGCGCCGGACGTACCGCTCACCGCCCTCGCGCCGGTGGCAGCGGCCGTGCCATGGATGCCGGCCCTGCCGCCGGTGCCGGACAGGGCGGGCACCCCGGCCGTCGCCCCGGCCCGCCCTTGCTCCTCAGTGCTCATCGGCATCACCGTCCCGGCGGCGCAGTCGCAGGCGGAGCCGGAGCAGTTGGCCCGCGATGACCAGGATGGCGCCACCGGCCAGCACCAGGCCGACGGCCGACGTGCTGCTCAGCTCGCCTCGCGACGAGGCCTCGGCGGGCGCCTCGGGGCGGACGGCCGGAGCAGGCGCGGGAGCGGGGTGGATTGCCGGAGCGGGGAAGGCGGACGGAGCGGGAGGGGCGGCCGCGGCGAGGGGGACGACCCGAACGCCGTGGACGACCGGAGCGGGATGGACATGCGGTATCGCCTCCGCGAAGGCC is a window of Streptomyces caniferus DNA encoding:
- a CDS encoding glycoside hydrolase family 6 protein, with the translated sequence MYGDLRRMAGVGPPDGTRDGRRRTAQARTASATAAVGALALLLLAGCSSSGDGDGVPAKPGQRPKSVAPFWVNPDSKAARQVSAYGDDGKAADARLANRIAAQPVAEWIGVDDPEGEARGFTQAAAKADREALLVLYNIPHRDCGRYSQGGAADGNAYRSWLDGVLKGIGDRATTVILEPDALPHIADKCTPQQFHEERYALLTEAVGKLKALPHTKVYLDAGNPHWIKDPGQMVEPLKRAGIDRADGFALNISNYQTTAENTKYGKRLSAMVGGKHFVIDTSRNGNGPAPGGDDPENWCNPPGRALGTPPTTKTEDPQVAAYLWIKRPGESDGTCKGGPKAGTWWPEYALGLARSAE